The DNA sequence GATCGAGCTCGGGGTAAAGAGGAAGATCGATTCGCCGATCTTCATCATGTGCCCGTCAATGGCGTAAGCGGTGCCGCAGACAAAGTCGATCAGACGGGTCCCTTCGGCGGGATCGAGATGCTTGAGATTGACGATAACCGGCGAGCCGGTGCGCAGGTTGGTCGAAATACTGAGGGAATCTTCGTAGATCTTCGGCTCGTAGACCATGATCTCGTTGCCGCCTTCGCTCGCCCGGTTGGCGTCTCTCTTCCCCTTAAGGATGGCACCGATATCAAGCTGTTGGCCGGTCGGGGCCTCTTCCGTTTCCGCTTCGAGACCGATGAACTGTTTTGCCCTTCTTAGGATGCTGTCTACCATTATATTTCACTCCTTCGCGAAGATTGCGCGGCCGATCCGGACCAGGTTCGCCCCCTCTTCCACCGCGACCTCAAAATCATCGGTCATCCCCATCGACAAATACTTCATCGTGACATTGGGCAGGCGCAGATCGTTGGCCTTTTCGCTCAATTCTCTTAAGCGGGCAAAATATGGCCGGGCCAGCGAAGGATCAGAGACGATCGGCGCCATGGTCATCAATCCCTCGACTTGAATGCTAGCAAATCCGCCAACCACTTGCAAGAGAGGAAAGAGCTCCTCCGGCGCCACCCCGTATTTCGTCTTCTCCCCGGAAACATTGACTTCGATCAGCACTTTACCCTGAGTTCCAAGTTCCGTGTTCCGTGCTCCAAGTTCCCTCCCCAACCTCTCCGAATCAACAGAGTGAATCAAGGAAAACTTTCCAACTACGTCCTTAACCTTATTCCGCTGTAAATGTCCGATCAGGTGCCAGTTGACTTGGGGAAAAGC is a window from the Candidatus Margulisiibacteriota bacterium genome containing:
- a CDS encoding cell division protein SepF, with translation MVDSILRRAKQFIGLEAETEEAPTGQQLDIGAILKGKRDANRASEGGNEIMVYEPKIYEDSLSISTNLRTGSPVIVNLKHLDPAEGTRLIDFVCGTAYAIDGHMMKIGESIFLFTPSSIAITSSEERVSLGEEVEGRAKRDSFFSR
- a CDS encoding YggS family pyridoxal phosphate-dependent enzyme — its product is MSIKENLEFVRERIAAAARRANRSPDEIKLVAVTKTVPLPLIAEAIAAGITDCGENRVQEALAKLAAFPQVNWHLIGHLQRNKVKDVVGKFSLIHSVDSERLGRELGARNTELGTQGKVLIEVNVSGEKTKYGVAPEELFPLLQVVGGFASIQVEGLMTMAPIVSDPSLARPYFARLRELSEKANDLRLPNVTMKYLSMGMTDDFEVAVEEGANLVRIGRAIFAKE